In Eupeodes corollae chromosome 3, idEupCoro1.1, whole genome shotgun sequence, a single genomic region encodes these proteins:
- the LOC129950508 gene encoding uncharacterized protein LOC129950508 — MPPKRKPPASEQDEEFNCSCCDKPDSAEDMVQCDRCEMWNHFSCANVNSSIRDKAFLCRICQGRSVASFSVASFSGTDSASVVGWVTTKANLNASVQLLSSVLATTTAIANATEPNNVNVNDTTTTSIHFPMHSTTEVAVMCGNASDTSSSYVYGSPAYSTTDVAVVRGSVSDPSTNCVYELPAHRATEAAAMCGNFHRAAADDAMCEHILASPASTTRFYQPNAAGTSISSVNPSVMPPQTKTSQPNAQTLMTNSHNMPLSSLRNKTNKDNYVIEQLQQKTRFRSNESMSPNGSANKRLQIELQRIEEERQLIEIRDKEELMLRRQRDAEYISKKYKAMSLADDLFSDEGEIVDEVKCLDRNRVVKTNSRRWIEGTMEKVYSHTKTNADANPNHFPPSIPQQQNINESWGCSGIQSSINFDRQPTGPTAATSHLPFAKSRESAYCQKQEHQQLPLLMPTSLPHQIFHRSNGWAPESLSSTRHHLPDNNQEIRNLTDSTQPLHSFDNIREFIPHSLAAPPLTRNLPASTHHPSSFENAAECTFSNSFLTKNNLAARQLIRDLPAFDGDPSEWPLFIASFNRSTELGRFSDEENLIRLHKALKGSALEAVRSLIIQPNCVGRVIDTLKMLYGRPELIINTLIRKISSTPPPKAEKLDSIVTFAIAVQNLCATVEACGITDHLNYPMLTQELVEKLPPSLRLNWAIHKQSLSSCTLMHFSRWMFSLAEAANGVLATAPSTNVVERKAQKGWKDKAVVNAHYTGNTRQENQCYICEGVCASVAECKKFKEANRTIRWEEVRKHNLCRRCLKRHLGSRCQSESICGENNCTRKHHRLLHNVNAGQGSPTNGTVGVHSKELSVSQSYVTDPVLFRVVPVFLYGRGTRIKTFAFLDDGSSVTLIDKEIAKKLNVQGTPRPLCLKWTGNTSRYENDSELISLQISSTSTNPERFQVADIHTVSKLCLPTQTMNPDELKQKFEHLKGLDLPAYCKATPRILIGVNNAQLGFPLKSKEGYRHEPVATKTRLGWVLHGKNSEREVNLDKSFSLHACECNGVDLHSLVNKFICDDNFGTLQSAKVPISDDDSRALDLLQKHTVLKNGRYETALLWKFDTVQLPDSYPMARRRLLCLQKRMQRDPVLAKKLESKINEYVNKGYACKITPQEQMKHQERSWYLPVFPVENTNKPGKIRIVWDAAAAVRGTSLNSLLLKGPDQLTSLTSVLYKFRQDKIAICGDIMEMFHQIGIREDDQHFQRFLWGGDESRQPDVYIMTVMTFGATCSPCAAHFVKNTNADKFAAEFPRAVRAIKENHYVDDLMDSVPTEQEAIKLAKEIRHIHSQGGFHIRNWVSNSTAVLKALQSTPTEELSMNLNVELSTEKVLGMWWCTPLGSLTFKITSDRNQRQILFDSKRPTKREVLRVMMTIFDPLGLIACLLMYVKILLQEIWRSKIDWDDEIKDEEYHKWLKWTYHLSKIEELRIPRCYVSSDWGSEIQLHIFVDASENGFAAVAYIRNLKNELTETALIGAKTRVAPLKALTIPRLELQAALLGARFAKSIIDSHGITFKSRYFWSDSKTVLCWLRSDHRRYRQYVAFRVSEILELTDVTEWRWIPTHMNVADEATKWQRPPELKSTSRWFNGPTFLKSTIDEWPQEVIVGSTIEELKTHFVSVHNIGQENIFRSHEISTWRKLLRSTAYALRFVNNTSTRRNKTLKVSGPLLRSELQSAENALVREAQKCVYAEEIADLTMNRDVERSSPLFNLNPFLDENHLIRANGRISLKQELNQDLRLPVILPRYHRITVLIIEDVHCHFNHQSDETVVNTLRQKFYISQLRSALKAIKKLCPRCKINKARPHPPIMAPLPQARLASFCRPFSYVGVDYFGPLCVTVGRRTEKRWGVLLTCLTVRAVHIEVAHTLTTDSCILCLRNFIARRGTPIEFHSDNGTNFCGAERELREAAASIRKDKLMETFTTTITQWKFIPPGSPHMGGSWERLVRSIKNVLYSIMPSRNPNDELLRSMLIESENIVNSRPLTYIPIDPTNPEALTPNHFLLGSQCGSKPLAQFDDDATVLRKNWLISQQFADRFWKRWIAEYLPTLTRRTKWLTPAKPLEVGDLVLIVDPTNPRNSWPKGRIVNVKRSSKDNQVRSAFVQTANGVYERPAVKLAVLDIKTPPNTCPGETTEGEC, encoded by the coding sequence ATGCCACCCAAAAGGAAGCCACCTGCTAGTGAGCAAGACGAGGAATTCAATTGCTCTTGCTGTGACAAACCCGACTCCGCTGAAGACATGGTGCAGTGCGATCGATGTGAAATGTGGAATCACTTTAGTTGCGCTAACGTCAACAGCAGTATCCGAGACAAGGCCTTCCTGTGCCGAATTTGCCAAGGTAGGTCCGTAGCTAGTTTTTCTGTAGCTAGTTTTTCAGGAACGGATTCTGCATCTGTTGTGGGGTGGGTTACTACTAAAGCCAATTTAAATGCAAGCGTCCAATTATTGTCATCAGTGTTAGCAACAACTACTGCTATAGCTAATGCGACGGAACCAAACAACGTTAATGTGAATGATACAACCACGACCTCAATACATTTTCCTATGCATAGTACGACTGAAGTCGCAGTAATGTGTGGAAATGCATCTGATACATCGAGTTCATACGTTTATGGATCTCCTGCGTATAGTACGACCGACGTCGCCGTCGTGCGTGGGAGTGTATCTGATCCTTCAACTAATTGTGTTTATGAACTTCCTGCGCATAGAGCGACCGAAGCTGCCGCCATGTGTGGAAATTTTCATAGAGCGGCGGCGGATGACGCTATGTGTGAACATATTTTAGCCTCCCCCGCCTCAACGACACGTTTCTATCAGCCAAACGCTGCTGGCACATCAATTAGTTCCGTCAATCCGTCAGTAATGCCTCCACAGACAAAGACGTCTCAGCCAAATGCGCAAACATTAATGACAAATTCCCATAACATGCCATTATCGTCCCTGAGGAACAAAACGAACAAAGATAACTACGTCATCGAACAGTTGCAACAAAAAACTAGATTTCGTTCAAACGAATCAATGTCGCCCAATGGTTCAGCGAACAAGCGGCTTCAAATTGAGCTGCAGAGAATTGAAGAAGAAAGGCAGTTGATAGAAATTCGAGATAAGGAAGAGTTGATGTTACGACGTCAAAGGGATGCCgaatatatatcaaaaaaatacaagGCGATGAGTCTGGCAGATGATCTCTTTAGCGATGAAGGTGAAATCGTCGATGAAGTGAAATGCTTAGATAGAAATAGAGTTGTTAAGACGAATTCGCGAAGATGGATTGAAGGAACCATGGAAAAGGTTTATTCGCACACAAAGACAAACGCGGATGCAAACCCGAACCACTTCCCTCCGAGTATTcctcaacaacaaaatattaatgaatcATGGGGCTGTTCTGGGATTCAATCATCGATCAATTTTGACCGACAGCCAACAGGACCAACAGCTGCAACTAGTCATCTTCCATTTGCCAAGTCCCGTGAGTCAGCATATTGCCAAAAGCAGGAACATCAACAACTACCACTACTAATGCCCACCTCGCTGCCTCATCAAATCTTTCACCGCTCTAACGGATGGGCTCCGGAATCTCTGTCGTCCACTCGTCATCATCTGCCTGATAACAATCAAGAAATTCGAAACTTGACAGATTCTACTCAGCCACTTCACTCGTTTGACAACATACGAGAATTCATACCCCATAGTTTAGCAGCTCCGCCATTGACACGAAATTTACCGGCTTCAACTCACCATCCATCATCGTTTGAAAACGCCGCAGAATGTACGTTTTCGAATAGCTTCTTAACGAAGAACAATTTAGCTGCGAGACAGTTAATCCGAGATCTTCCTGCTTTCGATGGTGACCCTTCAGAATGGCCACTTTTTATTGCGAGTTTTAACCGGAGCACGGAACTGGGCCGATTCAGCGATGAAGAAAATCTCATCAGACTTCACAAAGCTTTAAAAGGCTCTGCATTGGAAGCGGTAAGGAGTCTAATAATTCAACCAAATTGCGTCGGACGGGTAATCGACACTCTGAAGATGCTTTACGGCAGACCAGAACTAATTATCAATACCTTGATCCGGAAAATCAGTTCGACACCACCCCCAAAGGCAGAAAAACTCGATAGTATCGTCACCTTTGCCATCGCCGTTCAGAATCTTTGCGCTACAGTTGAAGCCTGCGGTATTACTGACCATCTTAATTATCCAATGCTCACCCAAGAACTAGTAGAGAAACTCCCGCCAAGCCTTCGTCTTAATTGGGCAATACATAAACAATCACTGTCATCATGTACACTCATGCACTTCAGTAGGTGGATGTTTTCGCTGGCGGAAGCTGCAAATGGAGTTCTGGCAACGGCTCCGTCTACTAACGTGGTCGAAAGGAAGGCACAAAAAGGGTGGAAAGATAAAGCGGTTGTGAACGCGCACTACACCGGCAACACCAGACAAGAAAATCAATGCTACATATGTGAAGGTGTTTGTGCTTCAGTTGCGGAGtgtaagaaatttaaagagGCTAACCGAACAATCCGATGGGAAGAAGTGAGGAAGCACAACTTATGCCGTAGATGTTTGAAGCGCCATCTGGGCAGCAGGTGTCAGTCCGAGTCGATCTGTGGAGAAAATAATTGCACCCGCAAACACCATCGTTTACTCCACAACGTCAACGCTGGGCAAGGTTCACCTACAAATGGAACCGTAGGAGTGCATTCCAAAGAACTATCTGTCAGTCAAAGCTACGTCACCGATCCGGTCCTGTTCCGAGTAGTCCCAGTCTTTCTCTATGGGAGAGGAACGAGGATAAAAACGTTTGCATTTCTGGACGACGGGTCGTCAGTAACCTTGATTGATAAAGAAATAGCAAAGAAACTAAATGTTCAAGGCACTCCTCGGCCCCTATGTCTAAAGTGGACGGGAAATACGTCAAGGTATGAGAACGACTCTGAACTAATCAGCCTGCAAATATCTAGCACCTCTACAAATCCCGAAAGATTCCAAGTAGCAGACATTCACACTGTCAGCAAACTGTGCTTGCCAACACAAACAATGAATCCTGATGAGTTGAAGCAGAAGTTCGAACACCTAAAGGGACTCGATCTTCCTGCGTACTGCAAAGCTACACCAAGAATACTCATAGGCGTTAACAATGCACAGCTTGGATTCCCGTTAAAATCCAAAGAAGGATACCGACATGAACCCGTTGCGACAAAAACCCGACTTGGATGGGTTCTTCATGGGAAAAACTCCGAACGAGAAGTAAACTTAGACAAATCCTTCAGTCTTCACGCTTGTGAATGTAATGGCGTAGATCTGCACAGtttagtaaacaaatttatCTGCGACGACAACTTTGGAACTCTACAGTCAGCAAAGGTACCAATTTCCGACGATGATTCCAGAGCTCTAGACCTGCTTCAAAAACACACAGTACTTAAGAATGGTAGATACGAAACCGCACTTCTTTGGAAATTCGATACAGTACAGCTACCAGACAGCTATCCCATGGCCAGGAGAAGACTACTCTGCCTGCAGAAACGCATGCAACGCGATCCAGTTCTAGCTAAGAAGTTGGAAAGCAAAATTAACGAATATGTCAACAAAGGTTATGCTTGTAAAATAACACCCCAAGAGCAGATGAAACATCAAGAGCGGTCATGGTACTTACCAGTTTTCCCGGTGGAAAATACCAACAAACCCGGGAAGATCCGTATTGTGTGGGATGCGGCAGCTGCGGTGCGCGGTACTTCACTCAACTCACTTCTTCTGAAAGGTCCTGATCAACTTACCTCGTTGACTTCCGTACTCTACAAGTTTAGGCAAGATAAGATTGCAATTTGTGGAGACATTATGGAAATGTTCCACCAGATTGGTATTCGAGAGGACGATCAGCACTTCCAACGATTCCTATGGGGCGGTGACGAGAGCAGGCAACCTGACGTTTACATAATGACCGTAATGACGTTTGGAGCAACGTGCTCTCCATGTGCTGCACATTTCGTCAAGAATACAAATGCCGATAAGTTTGCGGCAGAGTTTCCGAGAGCCGTCCGCGCGATCAAAGAAAATCATTATGTAGATGACCTCATGGACAGTGTACCAACGGAACAGGAGGCGATCAAGTTAGCAAAGGAAATACGACACATCCATAGCCAAGGCGGATTTCACATTAGAAATTGGGTCTCAAACTCAACCGCAGTTCTAAAAGCACTACAATCAACACCAACAGAAGAACTAAGCATGAACTTGAATGTTGAGCTGAGCACAGAAAAAGTGCTTGGAATGTGGTGGTGCACTCCTCTGGGTAGCCTTACTTTTAAGATCACCTCAGATCGAAATCAAAGACAAATTCTCTTTGATTCTAAGCGCCCAACTAAGCGTGAAGTGCTAAGGGTGATGATGACAATATTCGATCCCCTTGGCCTCATAGCATGCCTTCTCATGTATGTCAAGATCCTGCTGCAAGAAATCTGGCGCTCTAAAATCGATTGGGACGACGAAATTAAGGATGAGGAGTACCACAAATGGCTTAAATGGACATATCATCTTTCCAAGATTGAAGAGCTACGTATTCCCAGATGTTATGTCTCATCCGATTGGGGGTCTGAAATTCAACTGCACATCTTTGTTGACGCAAGCGAAAACGGTTTTGCGGCTGTGGCTTACATTAGAAATTTGAAGAACGAACTGACGGAGACAGCACTCATAGGAGCAAAAACTCGAGTCGCCCCTCTTAAAGCACTTACAATTCCGCGATTGGAGTTACAGGCGGCACTTCTCGGAGCACGCTTTGCTAAAAGTATTATAGACTCGCACGGAATCACTTTCAAGAGTCGATATTTCTGGTCAGATTCCAAGACTGTTCTCTGTTGGCTCCGTTCGGACCACCGAAGATACCGACAGTACGTTGCATTCAGGGTGAGTGAGATTTTGGAGCTCACTGATGTAACAGAATGGAGATGGATTCCCACACACATGAATGTCGCCGATGAAGCCACGAAATGGCAAAGGCCGCCGGAACTCAAATCAACGAGTAGATGGTTCAACGGACCAACTTTCTTGAAATCAACCATAGACGAGTGGCCACAAGAGGTGATTGTGGGCTCTACAATCGAAGAGTTGAAAACACATTTCGTATCAGTTCACAATATTGGCCAAGAAAACATCTTTCGGTCACACGAAATATCCACCTGGCGAAAATTACTGAGGAGTACCGCGTATGCCCTGCGTTTTGTTAACAATACATCAACCAGAAGGAATAAAACACTCAAAGTGAGCGGCCCCCTATTAAGAAGCGAACTACAGTCAGCCGAAAATGCATTGGTGAGAGAGGCTCAAAAATGTGTATACGCCGAAGAAATTGCAGATCTAACAATGAACCGTGATGTTGAACGAAGTAGCCCACTTTTTAACCTTAAcccatttttggatgaaaaCCATCTTATACGAGCTAATGGACGcatttctctaaaacaagaactCAATCAAGATCTCAGACTGCCTGTTATTCTTCCAAGATACCATCGAATTACGGTGCTAATTATCGAAGATGTTCACTGCCATTTTAACCATCAAAGTGATGAAACCGTCGTCAACACTCTTCGTCAGAAATTCTATATATCTCAACTGCGATCCGCTCTCAAAGCTATCAAGAAATTATGCCCACGctgcaaaataaacaaagcacgGCCGCACCCACCGATTATGGCGCCACTTCCTCAAGCGAGACTAGCTTCGTTCTGCCGACCTTTCTCATATGTTGGCGTGGACTACTTCGGCCCCTTATGTGTCACCGTAGGGCGAAGAACGGAAAAGCGATGGGGAGTTCTTCTAACCTGCCTCACCGTTAGAGCGGTTCACATAGAAGTTGCTCATACGCTGACAACGGACTCTTGCATCCTTTGCCTTCGTAATTTCATAGCCAGAAGAGGTACACCGATTGAGTTCCACAGCGATAATGGTACCAATTTTTGCGGGGCTGAACGAGAGCTGAGAGAAGCCGCAGCCAGTATTCGGAAAGATAAACTGATGGAAACCTTCACCACCACAATAACTCAGTGGAAGTTCATACCCCCTGGCTCGCCACATATGGGCGGTAGCTGGGAGCGGCTAGTACGatctattaaaaatgttctctacTCTATTATGCCATCAAGAAACCCAAACGATGAACTACTTCGCTCTATGTTAATAGAATCTGAGAACATAGTGAACTCACGACCGTTGACATATATTCCAATAGATCCAACCAATCCAGAAGCTCTAACTCCTAACCATTTTCTGTTAGGATCACAATGTGGGTCAAAACCATTAGCACAATTCGACGATGACGCAACAGTACTGCGAAAAAATTGGCTCATCTCACAACAGTTTGCGGACCGTTTCTGGAAGCGCTGGATAGCAGAATACCTACCTACGCTTACCAGACGAACAAAATGGCTCACTCCGGCAAAACCCTTAGAAGTGGGAGACTTAGTCCTTATTGTGGACCCAACTAATCCCAGGAATAGCTGGCCGAAAGGGCGAATAGTAAACGTGAAAAGATCATCCAAAGATAATCAAGTACGAAGCGCTTTCGTACAGACGGCGAATGGGGTGTATGAAAGACCCGCAGTCAAGCTAGCTGTCCTCGACATCAAGACCCCCCCTAACACTTGCCCAGGAGAAACTACCGAGGGGGAGTGTTGA
- the LOC129951408 gene encoding uncharacterized protein LOC129951408 isoform X3: MKLKVQETEQIMLSKANLSTMTAPKNRRSIITRDITKNMTFFTECTDKIEWDSKTLTFKKPTGNPLVLIMSWLLAKQKHLRKYAEIYTELGFDVLVVHITPWQLLWPTKGTQLVAADTLKFLENNSTYAPIVVHGFSVGAYQFGEMMLMMSRDMKRYQPILDRMISQVWDSAADITEIPVGLPKSIFPKNPRMESALRNYVMYHLKTFHNQATVHYMRSSQMFHSTLLKAPALFLVSKNDVIGPESSNRAVTDNWERANIKVEFKCWENSLHAAHYIRHRDEYLSLLFKHLEYTGVFENSSVKSRAKL, from the exons atgaaGTTAAAAGTTCAAGAAACTGAACAAATAATGCTTTCAAAAGCTAATTTG tCAACCATGACAGCTCCCAAAAACCGAAGGTCTATCATAACCCGAGATATCACTAAAAACATGACTTTCTTTACTGAATGTACTGATAAAATTGAATGGGACTCAAAAACTTTAAC CTTCAAAAAACCTACTGGAAATCCTTTGGTATTAATCATGTCATGGTTGTTGGCAAAACAGAAGCACTTGAGAAAATATGCAGAAATCTATACAGAATTGGGATTTGATGTTTTGGTGGTTCATATTACTCCTTGGCAATTACTATGGCCAACCAAAGGCACACAG CTTGTGGCTGCTGATACAttaaaattcttagaaaataaCTCAACATACGCACCGATTGTAGTGCATGGATTTTCTGTTGGTGCTTATCAATTTGGAgaaatgatgttgatgatgtccAGAGATATGAAGAG ATATCAGCCGATTTTAGACAGAATGATTTCCCAAGTTTGGGATAGCGCTGCCGATATTACCGAAATACCAGTTGGTCTACCGAAgtcaatttttcccaaaaatccGCGAATGGAAAGTGCATTGCGTAATTACGTTAT GTACCACTTAAAAACATTCCACAACCAAGCTACAGTCCATTACATGCGATCGAGTCAAATGTTTCACTCAACATTACTAAAAGCTCCAGCTCTATTCCTTGTATCGAAAAATGATGTGATTGGGCCAGAATCTTCAAACCGTGCTGTTACCGATAACTGGGAAAGAGCCAATAttaaagttgaatttaaatgttGGGAAAACTCATTACATGCTGCACATTACATTAGACATAGAGATGAATATTTATCACTGTTGTTCAAACACTTGGAATATACTGGAGTTTTCGAGAACTCTTCAGTGAAATCACGGGCAAAGctataa
- the LOC129951408 gene encoding uncharacterized protein LOC129951408 isoform X2, with protein MGFTWIWFWRKTENEEEVENSTMTAPKNRRSIITRDITKNMTFFTECTDKIEWDSKTLTFKKPTGNPLVLIMSWLLAKQKHLRKYAEIYTELGFDVLVVHITPWQLLWPTKGTQLVAADTLKFLENNSTYAPIVVHGFSVGAYQFGEMMLMMSRDMKRYQPILDRMISQVWDSAADITEIPVGLPKSIFPKNPRMESALRNYVMYHLKTFHNQATVHYMRSSQMFHSTLLKAPALFLVSKNDVIGPESSNRAVTDNWERANIKVEFKCWENSLHAAHYIRHRDEYLSLLFKHLEYTGVFENSSVKSRAKL; from the exons tCAACCATGACAGCTCCCAAAAACCGAAGGTCTATCATAACCCGAGATATCACTAAAAACATGACTTTCTTTACTGAATGTACTGATAAAATTGAATGGGACTCAAAAACTTTAAC CTTCAAAAAACCTACTGGAAATCCTTTGGTATTAATCATGTCATGGTTGTTGGCAAAACAGAAGCACTTGAGAAAATATGCAGAAATCTATACAGAATTGGGATTTGATGTTTTGGTGGTTCATATTACTCCTTGGCAATTACTATGGCCAACCAAAGGCACACAG CTTGTGGCTGCTGATACAttaaaattcttagaaaataaCTCAACATACGCACCGATTGTAGTGCATGGATTTTCTGTTGGTGCTTATCAATTTGGAgaaatgatgttgatgatgtccAGAGATATGAAGAG ATATCAGCCGATTTTAGACAGAATGATTTCCCAAGTTTGGGATAGCGCTGCCGATATTACCGAAATACCAGTTGGTCTACCGAAgtcaatttttcccaaaaatccGCGAATGGAAAGTGCATTGCGTAATTACGTTAT GTACCACTTAAAAACATTCCACAACCAAGCTACAGTCCATTACATGCGATCGAGTCAAATGTTTCACTCAACATTACTAAAAGCTCCAGCTCTATTCCTTGTATCGAAAAATGATGTGATTGGGCCAGAATCTTCAAACCGTGCTGTTACCGATAACTGGGAAAGAGCCAATAttaaagttgaatttaaatgttGGGAAAACTCATTACATGCTGCACATTACATTAGACATAGAGATGAATATTTATCACTGTTGTTCAAACACTTGGAATATACTGGAGTTTTCGAGAACTCTTCAGTGAAATCACGGGCAAAGctataa